The DNA region GCTGTCCTTTTTTAGAGGGTTTGTAATGCTCTAAAATATAAGTTCTTACCCCTCTAAATATCGCTGAAGCAATTAAGCTTTGACCTTCTCCAGAATTTAGAAATGCTTCTTCCTTTCGGTTAGACATAAATCCTGCTTCTACCAATATAGCAGGCATATTAGTGTACTGAAGTACTTGAAGGTTGTGTCTACGATCGGCTTTATCTTTTACCCCCCAACTTTTTCGTCCAGCTCGGTCTCTGAACTGTTTTTCAACTAGATCAGCTAGCTTACGGCTTTCATTAAATCCATGACTCTGAATATGTGTTTGGGTACCGTAATTTGAACGATTATTTGAAGAGTTACAATGGATACTGATGAAGAGATCAGCATTGTTCTCATTAGCAATCTTTACACGTTCATCCAAAGACACGTATTTATCGGTCATTCGTGTATATAGGATTTTTACGTTTTTCACCCTTTCAGAGAGGTAACCTCCTAGGCGATAAGCAATATCTAAATTGAGGTCTTTTTCATGTTTTTTAGACGCACTTCCTCTGGGTTTTCCCGGATCTTTTCCACCGTGTCCAGGATCAATTACGATAGTTACAGGAAAGGGGGCTTTCTTT from Sediminitomix flava includes:
- a CDS encoding N-acetylmuramoyl-L-alanine amidase family protein, encoding MSSRSFIFLYFNLLLFFTHSALAQKSDPSVVVKKAPFPVTIVIDPGHGGKDPGKPRGSASKKHEKDLNLDIAYRLGGYLSERVKNVKILYTRMTDKYVSLDERVKIANENNADLFISIHCNSSNNRSNYGTQTHIQSHGFNESRKLADLVEKQFRDRAGRKSWGVKDKADRRHNLQVLQYTNMPAILVEAGFMSNRKEEAFLNSGEGQSLIASAIFRGVRTYILEHYKPSKKGQQKFPYYKVQIMSSIKYVDPNSSKFKSVNRRIDVFKTDTSNKYKYQYMVGREYSKADANRLVQEMKRKGYKDAFIVTFSKTTPVYRSSK